The following coding sequences lie in one Leptospira inadai serovar Lyme str. 10 genomic window:
- a CDS encoding type II secretion system-associated lipoprotein yields the protein MVRIPAFLLALLFLNCGSRLIKQDKLSDINAYYLDKVYALKKDTKVSPTETFKKGMLVRIYIESTPSLVKIKCFPADQKREHAIGRLLAYQVNDDFEKKSIKIEDLDKLIDNELTEYKKKK from the coding sequence ATGGTGCGAATACCTGCGTTTCTCCTGGCTCTACTGTTCTTAAACTGTGGTTCCAGGCTGATTAAGCAGGATAAATTATCCGATATCAATGCGTATTACCTGGATAAGGTCTATGCGCTCAAGAAGGATACGAAAGTGTCCCCGACTGAGACCTTTAAGAAAGGAATGCTAGTCCGGATATACATAGAATCGACCCCTTCACTTGTGAAAATCAAATGCTTCCCAGCCGATCAAAAGCGGGAACATGCGATCGGTAGGCTCTTGGCTTACCAGGTGAACGACGATTTCGAGAAAAAATCCATTAAGATTGAAGACTTGGATAAACTGATCGATAATGAGCTCACGGAATATAAAAAGAAAAAATAA
- a CDS encoding EscU/YscU/HrcU family type III secretion system export apparatus switch protein, translating into MERVKLGIALKFVPNLKSAPKVIATGEGFLADRIRQVAEHHKIPVVANAPLAEALSPLPVGEEIPENLYRAVAAVFAYLLGENAPSEM; encoded by the coding sequence ATGGAACGCGTGAAATTAGGAATTGCTCTTAAGTTCGTCCCGAATCTAAAATCGGCTCCTAAAGTCATAGCAACCGGAGAAGGTTTTTTAGCGGATCGAATTCGCCAAGTTGCCGAGCATCATAAGATTCCAGTCGTAGCGAACGCTCCATTGGCCGAAGCTTTATCCCCATTACCCGTAGGAGAGGAAATTCCGGAGAATTTATATCGAGCAGTTGCAGCCGTTTTCGCATACTTGTTAGGAGAAAACGCGCCAAGTGAAATGTAA
- a CDS encoding ribonuclease HII: MPTGNFEPEESRFFPHGIPCGIDEAGRGPYAGPLSLALVAFSPEILESILVGKNLSGLNDSKKLSESKREILYSQIREMASICCHTFVSHTFIDNNGINRAVLEGIRKCYRMALRTPIAIVGGSLTLLIDGNYNFSKYPESKSISSKSHYYTKGDSRIVSISAASIIAKVTRDRWMKGIAGKFPGYGFESHKGYGSAGHEEAIRTLGLCRIHRRSFTKKFQ, translated from the coding sequence TTGCCCACGGGAAACTTCGAACCGGAAGAATCCCGTTTTTTCCCCCACGGGATTCCCTGCGGGATTGATGAAGCGGGTCGGGGACCTTATGCGGGTCCCTTATCGCTCGCGCTGGTCGCATTTTCTCCTGAAATTCTAGAATCTATCCTGGTCGGTAAGAACTTATCGGGATTGAACGATTCCAAAAAACTTTCCGAATCCAAACGAGAGATACTCTATTCCCAAATACGGGAAATGGCAAGTATATGCTGTCATACTTTCGTATCCCACACCTTCATAGATAATAACGGAATCAATAGAGCCGTCCTTGAAGGGATTCGGAAGTGTTATAGAATGGCACTTCGAACGCCGATAGCGATAGTAGGCGGTTCGTTGACTCTTCTGATCGATGGAAATTACAACTTTTCAAAATATCCCGAATCAAAGTCCATTTCGTCTAAGTCTCATTATTATACGAAGGGGGATTCCCGTATTGTAAGCATCTCGGCCGCTTCCATCATCGCAAAAGTAACTCGGGATCGTTGGATGAAAGGAATCGCCGGTAAATTTCCCGGCTACGGATTCGAATCGCATAAAGGTTACGGTAGTGCGGGACATGAGGAAGCGATCAGAACCCTAGGTCTCTGTCGAATTCACCGGCGCTCCTTTACGAAGAAATTCCAATGA
- the rplS gene encoding 50S ribosomal protein L19 → MKELLKGGLPTDANRTLNFNVGDTVKVHYKIQESGKERIQVYEGVVISISNGGNGKSFTVRRISYDVGVERVFPLYSPRIAKIELIRKGRVRRSKLFFLRERSGKSARIRELKGGKTLVAEDKKRQAAADAAATTSGAPASE, encoded by the coding sequence ATGAAAGAACTTCTTAAGGGCGGATTGCCCACTGACGCTAACCGCACCCTGAATTTCAATGTCGGGGATACTGTTAAAGTACATTATAAAATCCAAGAATCCGGAAAAGAGCGTATTCAGGTGTATGAAGGAGTCGTGATTTCCATCTCGAACGGCGGTAACGGAAAATCTTTCACCGTACGACGTATTTCGTATGACGTCGGTGTCGAACGAGTGTTTCCGCTATATTCACCTCGGATCGCTAAAATCGAGCTGATCCGCAAAGGTCGGGTCCGTCGTTCTAAACTCTTCTTCCTGCGCGAACGTTCCGGTAAATCGGCTCGTATACGCGAATTGAAAGGCGGAAAAACGTTAGTAGCCGAAGATAAAAAACGTCAGGCAGCTGCCGACGCAGCGGCAACTACGTCCGGAGCTCCGGCTTCGGAATAA
- a CDS encoding YifB family Mg chelatase-like AAA ATPase translates to MEDIRLIRLKGASLEGLQAFPVQVEVNLKRGIPRFTITGLAATAIKESADRIRIAIENSGFDYPLLNVLVHLGPAGKKKEGTYLDLPIAAGLLTLTGQCNQTDLLKDLLLLGELGLDGSLRPVKGILPILQQTAKDSCQGAVVPFENRQEAALQSKFPIYSIRHLRDLEALLSGKLRPEKKESLKIKEESFRERIEVYQDQLPGLRAIQIAVAGWHHCLLSGPPGAGKSLLARLAFTLLPPIRESEALDLLSLRSLRELVFDLEVARPFRSPHHTTSDIALVGGSRTLNMGEVTLASHGILFLDELAEFRSGTLQALREPMEEGLITVSRISGSITYPCPFLLIGAMNPCPCGYFQAFDRPCFCRSQKVQAYQSSVTGPFLDRIEIFLHLKTGSKPNRERVTIDLELLRASVARAARMQEVRLFQKTGKLYNGALRGEEILETIHLSTKCKELVSRAVQKRGLSIRKALQLRKLGRTIADLEESGEVEERHLEEALVFLNSGWFPENRAAA, encoded by the coding sequence ATGGAAGATATCCGATTGATCCGATTAAAAGGGGCTTCTCTGGAAGGTTTGCAGGCATTTCCTGTTCAAGTCGAAGTCAATTTAAAACGCGGAATACCTCGCTTTACGATTACAGGATTAGCTGCCACCGCCATAAAAGAATCCGCCGATCGGATTAGAATTGCGATCGAAAATAGCGGCTTCGACTACCCTCTTTTAAACGTTCTAGTTCATTTAGGACCCGCAGGGAAAAAAAAGGAAGGAACCTATCTCGATCTACCGATTGCGGCCGGGCTTCTCACGCTTACGGGGCAATGCAATCAAACGGATCTATTGAAAGATCTACTGCTCTTAGGAGAATTAGGATTAGACGGAAGCCTTCGTCCAGTAAAGGGGATCCTACCGATTCTTCAGCAGACTGCAAAAGATAGCTGTCAGGGAGCCGTGGTTCCCTTTGAAAATCGCCAGGAAGCCGCCTTACAAAGTAAGTTTCCCATTTATTCGATTCGCCATTTGCGTGATTTGGAAGCCTTACTTTCAGGAAAATTACGTCCGGAAAAAAAAGAATCTTTGAAAATTAAGGAGGAATCCTTTCGCGAAAGAATCGAAGTATACCAAGACCAGCTACCCGGATTAAGAGCGATTCAAATAGCGGTAGCGGGTTGGCACCATTGTCTCTTATCGGGTCCCCCTGGCGCAGGAAAAAGCCTTCTCGCGAGACTCGCGTTTACTCTTCTACCCCCGATTCGGGAATCGGAAGCGCTCGATCTCCTGTCTCTTCGTTCTCTCCGTGAGTTGGTATTCGATTTGGAGGTGGCTCGTCCGTTTCGGAGTCCTCATCATACTACCTCGGATATTGCACTCGTTGGAGGTTCCCGAACTTTGAATATGGGAGAGGTTACTTTGGCGAGTCACGGAATTCTTTTCCTAGACGAATTGGCCGAATTTAGATCGGGAACTCTGCAAGCATTGCGAGAGCCGATGGAAGAAGGTCTTATTACCGTTTCACGAATTTCCGGTTCGATCACGTATCCCTGCCCTTTCCTACTCATCGGTGCGATGAATCCTTGTCCCTGCGGTTACTTCCAAGCCTTTGATCGGCCTTGTTTTTGTAGATCGCAAAAAGTGCAGGCCTATCAATCTTCCGTGACGGGACCGTTCCTGGATCGTATCGAAATATTTCTACATTTAAAGACTGGGAGCAAACCGAATCGAGAACGGGTAACGATCGACCTGGAACTTCTGCGCGCATCGGTCGCAAGAGCGGCAAGAATGCAGGAGGTCCGGTTATTTCAGAAAACCGGAAAATTATATAACGGCGCCCTGAGAGGCGAAGAAATTTTAGAGACGATCCACCTTTCGACAAAATGCAAAGAGCTGGTTTCAAGGGCGGTTCAAAAGCGAGGACTTAGTATTCGGAAAGCGCTTCAATTGAGAAAGCTAGGAAGGACAATTGCCGATTTGGAGGAAAGCGGAGAAGTGGAAGAGAGACATTTGGAGGAGGCCCTTGTTTTCCTAAATTCCGGATGGTTTCCGGAAAACAGGGCCGCTGCCTAA
- the trmD gene encoding tRNA (guanosine(37)-N1)-methyltransferase TrmD — translation MKFNFITLFPSKIQSYFAEGLQEKAIRNGVFSIEIVHLRDYSNNKHLKVDDTPYGGGPGMLLKVEPVHLALESLGKEKGLVIMTTPSGIPFTQEIAVQLARKDGPITLISGYYEGVDHRVTEHLVDIELSLGNYVISAGDLASLCIVDAVSRLLPGFMGDQESLEDESHNDRDVLEYPQYTKPSEYNGWKVPEVLLSGNHAAIESWRETNRKRINPDKTRNL, via the coding sequence ATGAAGTTTAACTTTATCACTCTCTTTCCCTCGAAAATCCAATCTTACTTTGCCGAAGGGCTTCAAGAAAAAGCGATTCGAAACGGAGTCTTTTCGATCGAAATCGTACATCTCCGCGACTATTCCAATAATAAACATCTTAAAGTGGACGATACTCCCTACGGCGGAGGACCGGGAATGCTATTAAAAGTCGAGCCGGTGCATCTGGCTCTGGAATCTCTAGGAAAGGAAAAAGGATTGGTGATCATGACGACTCCTTCCGGAATTCCCTTCACCCAGGAAATTGCGGTTCAGCTGGCAAGGAAAGACGGCCCCATCACTTTGATATCCGGTTACTACGAAGGCGTGGATCATCGAGTTACCGAACATCTTGTTGACATAGAACTGTCCCTTGGAAATTATGTAATCTCAGCCGGAGATTTGGCCAGCCTTTGTATAGTAGATGCAGTGTCCAGGCTTTTGCCGGGATTTATGGGCGACCAAGAAAGTCTGGAAGACGAGTCGCATAATGATCGGGACGTACTAGAATATCCCCAATATACGAAGCCTTCCGAATATAACGGGTGGAAAGTTCCCGAGGTTCTACTTAGCGGAAATCACGCTGCAATTGAATCTTGGCGCGAAACTAACAGAAAAAGAATCAACCCCGATAAAACGAGGAATCTATGA
- the rpe gene encoding ribulose-phosphate 3-epimerase, producing MKISASILATQLTSLSSQIPSFLQENIDLIHMDVMDGNFVPQISFGEAITKEVKDMTSIPLDVHLMVEKPENHVPKYYELNPYCITFHAETTRFPIRLAQEIRKNGPKVGVSLNPGTPVSALETLLPYIDLVLIMTVEPGFYGQKFVEGGIEKIQKVKSLISPYRIELEVDGGVNDSNIRDLAKAGVDICVVGAGLFKSGHPNDNGKNLKKLASGI from the coding sequence TTGAAAATCTCCGCCTCCATCTTAGCGACACAGCTAACTTCGCTTTCTTCCCAAATCCCTTCTTTCCTGCAAGAAAACATCGATTTGATTCATATGGATGTGATGGATGGAAATTTCGTACCCCAAATCAGCTTTGGAGAAGCGATCACTAAAGAAGTAAAGGATATGACTTCGATCCCCTTAGACGTACATCTAATGGTTGAAAAACCGGAAAATCACGTTCCTAAATATTATGAATTGAATCCTTACTGTATTACATTTCATGCGGAGACCACAAGATTCCCGATTCGCTTGGCCCAAGAAATCAGGAAGAACGGTCCCAAAGTAGGCGTTTCTCTAAATCCGGGCACTCCTGTTTCTGCCTTAGAAACCCTGCTACCTTACATTGATTTAGTGCTGATCATGACGGTCGAACCCGGTTTCTACGGTCAGAAGTTCGTTGAGGGAGGAATCGAGAAGATTCAGAAAGTGAAATCTTTGATTTCTCCATACCGGATTGAATTGGAAGTAGATGGTGGCGTTAACGACTCGAATATTCGAGACCTGGCAAAGGCCGGAGTGGATATTTGCGTAGTAGGAGCCGGATTATTTAAGTCCGGACATCCGAACGATAACGGAAAAAATCTAAAGAAGCTTGCTTCCGGCATTTAA
- a CDS encoding general secretion pathway protein GspC: MNAFFIELRKNTFYALIPIVILFSLSLAYLFRGVLLLFLIPDIQTGSSSASIRRSPPPINIAMSSYEEMVTGNLFRGSLAPLPGEAGAGAESGLPPDTGEGEEMRVTGTLSGHWSFARVTILEKGKQAAEEFATGETVGGYKIKAINLNHVVLEKGSGSLKVEIGQTPGEARAKLGAGLATADAGSKNTAAGDSIRKILSRQDVNKKLKDPTGIYKNARFGPYMENNAITGYKIYSIGNDHIFYALGARSGDVIRRVNGMPLNETEKMLEIWNSIKTAEKVSVDVERGGKVLSYEFIIRN; encoded by the coding sequence ATGAACGCGTTTTTTATCGAATTACGGAAGAATACTTTTTACGCCCTGATTCCGATCGTTATTTTGTTTTCCCTTTCCTTAGCGTATTTATTTAGGGGAGTACTCTTGCTATTTCTAATACCCGATATTCAGACCGGCTCCTCGTCCGCGTCGATCCGCAGATCCCCTCCTCCGATCAATATTGCGATGTCCTCTTACGAAGAAATGGTTACCGGAAATTTATTTCGGGGAAGCCTTGCTCCCTTACCGGGGGAAGCCGGTGCCGGTGCAGAATCGGGACTCCCTCCGGATACGGGAGAGGGCGAAGAAATGAGAGTTACCGGAACTCTGAGCGGTCACTGGAGTTTCGCTCGGGTTACGATCTTGGAGAAGGGGAAACAGGCCGCCGAAGAGTTCGCTACCGGAGAAACGGTAGGCGGCTATAAAATCAAGGCGATCAATTTAAACCATGTAGTACTGGAAAAAGGAAGCGGCTCTCTAAAAGTGGAAATCGGGCAGACTCCCGGAGAAGCCAGAGCCAAATTGGGCGCGGGACTGGCTACGGCTGATGCCGGCTCCAAAAATACTGCGGCTGGAGACTCTATCCGCAAAATTCTATCCAGACAAGACGTTAATAAAAAGTTAAAAGATCCGACCGGCATCTATAAAAACGCCCGATTCGGACCCTATATGGAGAATAATGCGATTACCGGCTACAAGATTTATAGTATCGGCAACGACCATATTTTCTACGCATTGGGTGCGAGAAGCGGAGACGTAATTCGAAGAGTAAATGGTATGCCCTTGAATGAAACCGAAAAGATGCTCGAAATCTGGAACTCCATTAAAACGGCCGAAAAAGTTTCCGTAGATGTGGAACGAGGCGGGAAAGTTCTCTCCTATGAATTTATCATTCGAAATTGA
- a CDS encoding KH domain-containing protein, giving the protein MEELVRYIVTSLVDFPEEISVTEIEGEEQTVLELRVSPKDVGKVIGKNGRIAKSLRAILTAASIKAGKNISLEIID; this is encoded by the coding sequence ATGGAAGAACTAGTCCGCTACATCGTAACTTCCCTGGTAGATTTTCCGGAGGAGATTTCCGTAACGGAAATAGAAGGCGAGGAGCAAACAGTTTTAGAACTGAGGGTTTCTCCGAAAGACGTGGGGAAAGTGATCGGTAAAAACGGCAGGATTGCAAAATCCCTACGCGCAATTTTGACCGCTGCTTCCATTAAAGCAGGTAAGAATATCTCCCTGGAAATTATTGACTGA
- the rimM gene encoding ribosome maturation factor RimM (Essential for efficient processing of 16S rRNA), with product MTENRILVGKLGKPFGLKGLIRLVAQESSLPTLKHPLSVILRFPGKPDLSLIVLETKIHSGRIHLRFQDYNTPEDSTKLTGASVFLDRSVFPASRGDEYYLFELQGLRGIAESGADLNWVLEDIMENPAHPILLFRDGEKEILIPFIDQFVGKILLNEGKIFLKNPEIWDEV from the coding sequence TTGACTGAGAACCGAATCCTTGTCGGTAAGTTAGGGAAACCCTTTGGGCTAAAGGGTCTCATCCGGCTTGTCGCCCAAGAAAGCTCTCTTCCTACTCTCAAACACCCTCTGTCCGTCATTCTTCGTTTTCCCGGTAAGCCGGATCTTTCTCTAATAGTTCTGGAAACGAAAATTCATTCCGGTAGAATTCATCTTCGTTTCCAGGATTATAATACGCCGGAAGACTCTACAAAATTAACCGGAGCTAGCGTATTCCTGGATCGTTCCGTATTTCCAGCAAGCCGGGGAGATGAATATTATCTGTTCGAACTCCAGGGTCTTCGCGGAATCGCGGAATCCGGTGCGGATTTGAATTGGGTTTTGGAGGATATCATGGAAAATCCCGCGCATCCGATTTTATTGTTCCGAGACGGAGAGAAGGAGATTCTAATCCCCTTTATCGATCAGTTTGTCGGAAAGATACTTCTGAACGAAGGGAAAATCTTTCTTAAGAATCCGGAGATTTGGGATGAAGTTTAA
- the rpsP gene encoding 30S ribosomal protein S16, whose translation MVKIRLQRTGAKNNPHYRVVAADSRSPRDGKFIDILGHYHPAEIKGQTVLDKTKVLDWLKKGAQPTGTVLNLIKNEGIWAEYKQAAKK comes from the coding sequence TTGGTTAAGATCAGATTACAGAGAACTGGAGCCAAAAACAACCCCCATTACCGGGTTGTAGCAGCGGACAGCCGCTCTCCGCGCGACGGAAAATTCATTGATATTCTTGGGCATTATCACCCGGCAGAAATCAAAGGACAAACCGTTTTAGACAAAACGAAAGTTTTGGATTGGCTAAAAAAGGGTGCTCAACCTACGGGAACCGTGCTGAACCTCATTAAGAATGAGGGAATCTGGGCGGAATACAAACAAGCCGCTAAGAAGTAA
- a CDS encoding YraN family protein, whose protein sequence is MDDLYGKQKKGKLGEDTVVNFLILSGHTILERNYRLRFGEIDIISLRENLIFFTEVKHWNSRLFVHPLETFNKTKETKMKLAAEVYLSTHVSLRRCFVSFCLAFLNEKRELNFYRNLF, encoded by the coding sequence ATGGACGACCTTTACGGAAAGCAGAAAAAAGGGAAACTCGGAGAGGACACCGTCGTAAACTTTCTAATTCTAAGCGGACATACGATTTTAGAAAGGAATTACCGTTTACGATTCGGGGAAATCGACATAATCAGCCTGCGCGAGAACCTGATATTTTTTACGGAAGTCAAGCATTGGAATAGCCGTTTATTCGTACATCCGTTAGAAACCTTCAATAAAACAAAGGAAACGAAGATGAAATTAGCGGCGGAAGTTTATTTATCCACGCACGTTTCCTTAAGACGTTGTTTTGTCTCTTTCTGTTTGGCCTTTTTAAACGAAAAAAGGGAACTGAATTTTTATCGTAACCTATTTTGA
- a CDS encoding M23 family metallopeptidase: MSSRNIKRKNKRLRLTGSRTEVRQTDIKYVNRTILYLPIISALVASSLSADPLKNYDSAISDYTSKDSSFFTDREERKIKQLFSQSPDEWEADKYSAVSYHKDKSNIELPAFININPVISSKIVHQSGIIIKNYIVKPKDTLFRIAKTLKTTAARITEANSLQKGSVLKVGQSLSVPIKVANATRQKIEHRRVFLTPVVNSRITSRYGRRKDPFHTGTGGYHTGIDLAGPQGAPILASAEGTVSFAGVNGGYGNTVIVDHGNGYKTMYAHCAKITVEQGTKVRAGTVIGGVGRTGSATGSHLHFEVFLNGTRINPEIALRKTLKIVTNLETGKVARL; encoded by the coding sequence ATGAGCTCACGGAATATAAAAAGAAAAAATAAGCGTCTCCGACTGACCGGTTCAAGAACCGAAGTACGCCAGACCGATATTAAATACGTGAACCGGACGATTCTTTACCTTCCGATAATTTCGGCGTTAGTCGCGTCGTCGCTATCGGCCGATCCCCTTAAAAATTACGATTCGGCTATTAGCGATTATACCAGCAAGGATTCTTCCTTCTTCACCGATCGCGAAGAGCGAAAGATAAAGCAATTATTCTCACAATCTCCGGATGAATGGGAAGCGGATAAATATTCGGCGGTTAGCTATCATAAGGATAAATCGAATATAGAATTACCGGCATTCATTAATATTAATCCCGTCATTTCCTCTAAGATCGTTCACCAAAGCGGCATAATCATCAAGAATTACATCGTAAAACCGAAGGATACTCTCTTTAGAATCGCCAAGACTCTCAAAACGACGGCTGCGCGCATCACCGAAGCCAATAGTCTTCAGAAAGGCTCCGTCTTAAAAGTTGGCCAAAGCTTAAGCGTACCTATAAAGGTGGCGAACGCAACTCGACAAAAAATCGAACACCGAAGAGTCTTTTTAACACCCGTCGTAAATTCCAGAATTACATCTCGGTACGGTCGCCGAAAAGACCCTTTCCACACCGGCACCGGGGGATATCACACCGGAATCGACTTAGCGGGTCCCCAGGGAGCCCCCATCTTAGCGTCCGCCGAAGGAACCGTTTCCTTTGCCGGAGTAAACGGGGGGTACGGGAATACGGTAATTGTCGATCACGGAAACGGTTACAAAACAATGTATGCACATTGTGCGAAAATAACCGTCGAACAGGGAACCAAAGTTAGAGCCGGAACGGTCATAGGTGGAGTAGGTCGCACCGGTTCTGCCACCGGTTCTCACCTTCATTTTGAAGTGTTTCTAAACGGTACTAGGATCAACCCGGAGATCGCACTTAGGAAAACTTTAAAAATTGTCACTAACCTGGAAACAGGGAAGGTGGCGAGACTCTAA
- a CDS encoding HD-GYP domain-containing protein — protein sequence MKKVSVAELKPGMRFSKPVYLDKENLFITSNTPITDSDLERLKRFGITEVLTHGDPLQLITDPDFLETQIEDIIVSTIVDEDLLPLKGIYDNLNRIKIQFSSLYKSTFNVVQDVYRKAAEDKNFEFGPIRDQAESLSDFVRLHSNLSYLILGMNNPGYYLYNQITNSTFYALIIGKLLDYSRPKMVDLAISCLVADVGMTKVPATVSEKTDQLNDEEYKSILKHTIIGYQILTQRIKMKNNLAVVALQHHERYDGKGYPQKLAATAIEEAARIYAIADNFSALITNRPHRKRILPHEAIKSMISMDVGKFDLKIVRTFLNHVSLYPVGSCVELSDKRVGLVLSSNPDKPLRPSIRIVKDEYGTFVRNLILVDLVKENHLFIVKALDLQEATNAH from the coding sequence ATGAAAAAAGTAAGTGTTGCGGAACTTAAACCGGGAATGCGGTTTTCTAAACCAGTTTATCTGGACAAAGAAAATCTCTTTATTACTTCCAATACACCCATTACGGACTCGGACTTAGAACGACTAAAGCGCTTTGGAATTACTGAGGTTTTGACTCACGGAGATCCCCTGCAGTTAATTACGGATCCCGATTTTCTAGAAACTCAAATCGAGGATATCATCGTTAGCACGATCGTGGACGAGGACTTACTCCCGTTAAAGGGAATCTACGATAATTTAAATCGAATTAAAATCCAATTTTCCAGTTTGTACAAATCCACGTTTAACGTCGTCCAGGATGTTTATCGAAAGGCGGCAGAAGATAAAAATTTTGAATTCGGCCCGATCCGGGACCAGGCGGAGAGCCTATCGGATTTCGTTCGCCTTCATAGTAATCTTTCGTATCTTATTCTCGGGATGAATAATCCTGGCTATTATCTTTACAACCAAATCACGAATTCCACGTTTTATGCCTTGATCATCGGGAAACTGTTGGATTACTCCCGTCCCAAAATGGTAGATTTGGCAATTTCTTGCTTAGTTGCCGATGTGGGTATGACCAAGGTTCCGGCTACCGTTTCCGAAAAGACGGATCAACTAAACGACGAAGAATATAAATCCATTTTAAAACATACGATCATCGGATACCAAATCCTAACGCAAAGAATAAAAATGAAGAACAACCTCGCAGTCGTCGCTCTACAGCATCATGAGAGATATGACGGCAAAGGATACCCGCAAAAATTGGCGGCGACTGCCATCGAAGAGGCCGCTCGTATCTATGCAATCGCGGACAATTTTTCGGCGTTGATTACGAATCGTCCGCATCGAAAACGAATTTTACCTCACGAAGCGATAAAATCGATGATCAGCATGGATGTCGGTAAGTTCGATCTGAAAATCGTTCGCACGTTCCTAAATCACGTCTCTCTATATCCGGTCGGATCCTGCGTTGAGCTTTCCGATAAGAGAGTCGGACTCGTTTTAAGCTCTAACCCGGATAAGCCGCTTAGGCCGAGTATTCGGATCGTAAAAGACGAATACGGTACGTTCGTGCGAAATTTAATTTTAGTCGATCTAGTAAAAGAAAATCATCTATTCATAGTAAAGGCTTTGGATTTACAGGAAGCGACTAACGCGCATTAA